A region from the Bacteroidota bacterium genome encodes:
- the thpR gene encoding RNA 2',3'-cyclic phosphodiesterase, with product MLKSKRIFLAIEIQPQTDFMSAIEQLKKGLSHERIKWVRLINMHLTLKFFGETHSEKINSIILNLENLLYPKTKFEFDIEKVGIFGCIYQPKLIWAGISNDVKLKELEKDINTNLEKIGYVNDRQNFVPHLTLGRIKQLNDKILFQKIIQKHQDLTFQKVEVDKIYLYESILKSTGPIYTVLHEFPLKA from the coding sequence ATGCTAAAATCAAAGCGTATATTTCTGGCAATTGAAATTCAACCTCAAACTGATTTTATGAGTGCAATCGAACAATTAAAGAAGGGTTTAAGTCATGAGCGAATTAAGTGGGTGAGACTAATAAATATGCACCTTACGCTTAAGTTTTTTGGAGAAACGCATTCAGAAAAAATTAATTCCATCATTTTAAATCTTGAGAATCTTTTATATCCAAAGACAAAATTTGAATTCGATATTGAAAAAGTAGGGATTTTTGGCTGCATTTATCAACCAAAGTTGATTTGGGCAGGAATATCAAATGATGTAAAACTGAAAGAACTTGAAAAGGATATCAATACGAATCTTGAAAAGATTGGATATGTCAATGATCGCCAGAATTTTGTACCCCATTTAACTTTAGGAAGGATAAAACAACTAAATGATAAAATATTGTTTCAAAAAATTATACAAAAACATCAGGACTTAACATTTCAAAAAGTGGAGGTTGATAAAATTTATTTGTATGAAAGCATATTAAAAAGCACTGGTCCGATTTATACAGTTTTACATGAATTTCCGTTAAAGGCATAA
- a CDS encoding DUF4405 domain-containing protein, whose amino-acid sequence MTNTSKKFSWRAFISFGLTYSFIIIFLTGIVLYLAPAGRIAQWVNWRFAGFSKDEWQAIHTIFSYLFVILSIFHLFTANWKTFVSYLKNKTQNGLNKKRELFISTILTIAIFLGILFSVPPFSSVMDLGEYLKSSWENEESTPPIAHAELLTLTELVVQLNNMPIEKIEEKLIANKIKFENINQTLAEIAAINKITPNELYNIISKKSGAGMPGAGMGKKTLADIAVENNKDVDELINLLKDKNIIATKDKTLKAIAEEYDMAAKDIHEIILPTK is encoded by the coding sequence ATGACCAATACAAGTAAGAAATTTAGCTGGAGGGCATTTATCAGTTTCGGATTGACTTATTCATTCATCATCATTTTTTTAACCGGGATTGTGCTCTATTTAGCTCCAGCCGGGAGAATAGCACAATGGGTTAATTGGAGGTTTGCCGGTTTTTCAAAAGATGAATGGCAAGCTATTCATACCATCTTTTCCTATCTATTTGTCATCCTTTCAATTTTTCACTTATTTACAGCTAACTGGAAAACTTTTGTTTCTTATCTGAAAAATAAGACTCAAAATGGTTTAAATAAAAAACGTGAACTTTTTATTTCAACTATTCTAACTATCGCTATATTTTTGGGGATCCTATTTTCAGTTCCCCCCTTTAGTTCGGTCATGGATTTGGGCGAATATTTAAAAAGCTCTTGGGAAAACGAAGAATCGACACCTCCAATCGCACATGCTGAACTACTAACTTTAACCGAATTGGTCGTGCAATTAAACAATATGCCAATCGAAAAAATTGAAGAAAAACTGATAGCCAATAAAATAAAATTTGAGAATATAAACCAAACATTGGCAGAAATTGCAGCAATAAATAAGATTACGCCTAATGAGCTTTACAATATCATAAGTAAAAAATCAGGCGCAGGAATGCCGGGTGCAGGAATGGGTAAAAAAACCCTTGCAGATATTGCCGTTGAAAACAATAAGGATGTTGATGAATTAATTAATTTACTGAAAGACAAAAACATTATTGCAACCAAAGATAAAACGTTGAAAGCCATAGCCGAAGAGTATGATATGGCTGCAAAAGATATTCATGAAATCATTCTTCCAACAAAATAA